The Hemiscyllium ocellatum isolate sHemOce1 chromosome 7, sHemOce1.pat.X.cur, whole genome shotgun sequence genome window below encodes:
- the LOC132817628 gene encoding gamma-crystallin S-like, with the protein MGKITFFEEKNFQGRHYECYSDCSDFHTSIAHCNSIKIEDGAWAVYEKPNFTGYLYVLTKTEYPDYKSWMGFNDRIASCHKIQLVSTGNYKIRICNKGDYETQTIEYTDDCPSVFEQFHIQDIDSCSVLEGAWVFYELPNYRGRQYLLEKGAYQKAADWGASTSTVQSFHRIIV; encoded by the exons ATGGGGAAA ATCACTTTCTTTGAAGAGAAGAACTTCCAGGGCCGTCACTATGAATGTTACAGTGATTGTTCAGATTTTCACACCTCCATAGCCCATTGTAACTCAATCAAAATTGAGGATGGGGCCTGGGCAGTGTACGAGAAACCAAACTTCACAGGATACTTGTATGTTCTTACCAAAACGGAGTATCCCGACTATAAGAGCTGGATGGGTTTTAATGATCGTATTGCTTCATGCCACAAGATCCAACTAGTAA GCACAGGCAATTACAAGATCAGAATCTGCAATAAGGGTGATTATGAAACACAAACTATAGAATATACAGACGACTGTCCATCTGTCTTTGAACAATTCCACATTCAAGATATTGATTCCTGCAGTGTCTTGGAGGGTGCATGGGTTTTCTACGAACTTCCAAATTATCGTGGAAGGCAATACCTCCTTGAGAAGGGTGCATATCAGAAAGCTGCAGACTGGGGAGCAAGCACCTCAACAGTGCAGTCTTTCCATCGAATCATTGTGTAA